The Microlunatus antarcticus DNA segment CGTCGGCTGAGGGTGTTGTCGAGGTTGTCGCCCTGCGCGCTCCAGAACTGCTGCGTGCCCTCGGGAGGCGTCGGAAGTGCGGTGGTGACCTTCTTCGGCGGCAGGACCGTCACCAGGGCCTGGGCCTTGGCGGAGTTGTACTCGTGCGGGCCGAGGTTGAAGTTGCGACGCTCACCGGCGACGCCCACCTCGTAGTCGAGCCAGCCGAGCTGGAGCTTCTCCCACGCGCCGAGGTCGCCGGGGCGGGTGCCGATGCCCTGGTCGCCCGGGGCCGACAGCCGGCTCTGGGCCATCAGGCTCCAGAACTCCATCGGCTGGTCGCCGCCCACCGTGTCGTACAGGTCAGGCAGGCCGAGGTCGTGCCCGTACTCGTGCGTGAAGACCGAGAGCCCGCCGTTCTCCGGCTGCATCGTGTAGTCGCCGACCCACAGGCCGGAGTCACCGATCTCGGTGCCGCCGAGCTTGTTGGCCGAGGGGCCGGTCGTGCCGGCGTCCGTGCCGTACGCGTACCAGCGGTGCGACCAGATGGCGTCCTCGCCCTGGATCGGGTCGCCGTCCGCCTCGTCGCCGCCCGAGTGCACGACCTGGAAGTGGTCGATGTAGCCGTCGGGCTCGTTGAAGTTGCCGTCGCCGTCGTAGTCGTAGCGGTCCTGCTGGTCGAACTCGGCCAGCTGACGCTTGATCTGCGCGTCGGTGCGGCCGAAGAGGCGCTTCTGGTCGGTGACCCACTGGCTGACGCCGTCGCGGATCAGGGCCCAGCTGTTGTCGCAGACGTTGCTGGCGCAGACGTTGGGGTCGTCGCCGTTCGCGTCCTGGGGGTCGTCGGTCGAGCGGCCGTAGCGCGCCTCGTTGTAGGGCACCTTGACCCAGCCGGTGACGGTGCCGTCGACCGAGTAGCGGCCCGAGGACTGCTTCTCGTAGTAGGTCTTGAGCGACTCGACGCCCGCACCCTCGCCGAAGTAGAGCTTCTTGAAGTAGGCGGGCGAGTAGTCCTTCTGCCACACGGTGCTGTTGTTGGTCGCGCGGTCGGGCTCGGGGATCGCGTTGTGCAGCGGGCCCTCGAAGGTCGTCGGGCCCTCGGTGAGCGGGTCGGTGTCGCGGTCGGGGAAGCGCGGGTCGCGCTTGTTCCCGAACTCGGTGAGGACGACGAAGATCTTGTCGGTCTTCTCCCGGCCCAGCTCCACGTACTGGTCGACCATCTTGGGTGCGACCGCGCCGCCGGAGGCCACGCGCGACCGCTGGCTCGCGCTGAGCCCGGCCTGCTTCTGGCCGACCTTGACGACGTAGGAGCCGTTGATCTTCTGGACCTTGGCCTGCCCCGTGAGGACCAGGTTCAGCGCCTGCTTGCGCAGGGCCTGCTGCTTCTCGTCGAGCGGGTTCGGCAGGGCGTCCGAGCCCTTGGCCTTCGGTGCGGCCGCGGGCGCTGCCGACGGGGCCCCGACGGGCGGCGCTGCGGTCGCCGAGGTGACCGCTCCGGTCAGGATCAGGCCCGTCGCCAGGCCGAGGCCCAGCACTGCTCTTGCTTCTCTTCGCACGTCACTCCCCTGGCCCTGTACCGGGCCTGTTGACTGGCTTCAGGGTCCGAAACGTACGGGTGGGGTGTGACAGGTGACAATCACCTGTCGGGGTGAGAAGTGAACTCTTTGACTTTCCTCAGTAATGCCCGGGAACTTCCTCCCCGGCCTACGAGGCGACCGACGCCCCGGGCCCGGCGGACTTGCTGTTGACGATCGCGCCGAGCACGCCGCCCACGAAGGACGGCGACTCGTCGGTCGACAGCTCCGAGACGAGGCGGACGGCCTCGGAGACCGCGACCGCGTCAGGCACCGCCAGGTGGTCGATCTCGAGCACGGCGATCCGCAGCGCGCTGCGGTCGACCCGCGGCGTGCGCGGCAGGGTCCAGCCCTTGGCCAGGGCTGCGGAGATCCGTGCGTCGATCGCCTCCTGGTGGTCGGCGACCCCCTCGACGAGGGTGCGCGTGTAGTCGCGCAGCGGCGGGTCGGCGTCGGCCGCGCGGGCGGCGAGCGTCTCCAGGACGCCGGTGCCGCGCACCTCGGACTCGAAGAGGATGTCGAGCGCGCGCTTGCGCGCCTTGGAGCGGGCCGAGACCCGGACCGGGGTGGGCGGGGCCGCAGGAGCCGACGGCGTGGGGGCGGAGTCGCTCACCTCAGCCGACGCGGCCGAGATAGCTGCCGTCGCGCGTGTCGACCTTGACCCGCTCACCGGTGGTGAGGAACAGCGGCACCTGGATCTGGAGGCCGGTCTCGACGGTGGCGGGCTTGGTGCCGCCGGTGCTCCGGTCGCCCTGCAGGCCGGGCTCGGTGTAGGTGACCTCGAGCTCCACCGACGCCGGCAGGTCGAGGTAGAGCGGCGTCTCCTCGTGGATCGCCACGGTCGCCATGTGCTCGGGGAGCAGGTAGTTCTTCGCGTCGCCGACGGTGTCGTCGGGGATGACCAGCTGCTCGTAGCTGCTGGTGTCCATGAACACGTAGCCCGCGCCGTCGTGGTAGAGGTACTGCATCTCACGGCGGTCGACGCTGGCCGTGTCGACCTTGGTGTCGGAGTTGAAGGTGCGGTCGACGACCTTGCCGGACAGCACGTGCTTGAGCTTGGTCCGGACGACGGTGTTGCCCTTGCCCGGCTTGTGGTGCTGGAACCAGATCACGGACCACAGCTGGCCGTCCAGGTCGAGGACCATGCCGTTCTTCAGATCGTTCGTGGACGCCACGCTTACGTACCCCTCTTCGACTTCACTTCTACTTCGTCCGAGCAGTGGGTGAGTCTAGCCGCCGGGCGACAGGGGTCGGCGCGCGAGCGTGTGGCGCACGTCCTGGGTGAACGTGAACCCCGGCGCCCCCAGCCCGAGCTCGGCCACCCGCTCGACGATCCGGGTCCGGACGGCGTCGCGGTCGGTCTCGGGGACGGCCTCCCACATGGCGCGCTGCCCGTGCGACCAGGTGAACGCGAGCAGGTGCTCCACGTCGCGGAACCTCGCCTCCACCGTCGCGCGGACGGTGCGGACCTCGACCAGCCCGGCCTCGGCGAGGAGGGCCTCCATCCCGGCGTCGGAGTCGAACGGCCCCGTCGCGCCCGAGGTGCGGGCGTCCTTGAGCCGGGCGGGGAGATAGGGCCCGAAGACCGCGTCGACGCTGCGCCACCGCGGGTCCTCCTCGCCGAACGTCGTCACCCCCAGCCGACCGCCCGGGACCAGCAGCTCCGTCCAGCGACGCAGCGCGGCGGCGGGGTCGTCGAGGAAGAACAGCACGAGCGACGAGGCCACGACGTCGTACGAGCGGGGCGGCAGGTCGGGCGCCTGCGCGTCCCCGACGAGCACCTCGACCCACTCGAGGTCCGCGAGGTCGGCGGCGGTCCGGCGCACCATCTCCGGCGCGAGGTCCAGGCCCACGGCCCGCCCCTGCGCGCCGACGAGGGGTGCGACCCGGCCGAGCACCGCCCCGCGCCCGCAGCCGACGTCCAGCACCCGCTCGCCCGGCTGCGGCTCCAGCGCGGCCACCAGGCCCGCGGCGATCGGGCCGAACCAGGGAACCCCGACGGCGTCGTAGGTCGCGGCCGCCCGGTCGAACACGCCGGCCGGCCCCGCGGGTGCGCTCATGCTCCCCACTGTGGCACCGGTGCGCCTGGCGTCAACGCCCCCTGAGCCGTCAGACCCGTGTGAGGGCCGCGAACGCGGTGCGCAGGAGCTCGTCGGACGGGGCCGAGAGGATCTCGGCGCTCGCCAGGTCGTTGAGGACGACGAAGCGCAACGTGGACCCGCGGGTCTTCTTGTCCAGGCCCATCGTGGCGACGAGGTCTTCGAGGGCGTCCGGCGCGTACGTGGTGGGCAGGCCGAGCGAGCCGAGGACGGCCCGGTGCCGGTCGGCGACGGCGTCGTCGAGGACGCCGGCGGCACGGGCCAGCTCGGCCACGAACACCATCCCGACGCTGACCGCCTCGCCGTGGCGCCAGCGGAAGCGTTCGCGGCGCTCGACCGCGTGGCCCAGCGTGTGGCCGTAGTTGAGCAGCTCCCGACCGACCTGACGCCCCTCGGACGTCGCCTCGCGCAGGTCGGCGGAGACGACGCGGGCCTTGACCCGGACCGAGCGCTCGACGAGCTCGCGGAGCACCGGCGACGCGGGGTCGAGGGCCGCCTCCGGCTCCTGCTCGACCAGCTCCAGGATGCGGGGGTCGGCGATGAAGCCGCACTTGACCACCTCGCCGAGACCGGCCCGCAGGTCGACCGGCGGGAGCGTGGCCAGCAGGTCGAGGTCGCAGACGACGCCGACCGGCTCGTGGAACACGCCGACCAGGTTCTTGCCCTCGGCGGTGTTGATGCCGGTCTTGCCGCCCACGGCCGCGTCGACCATGGCCAGCAGGCTCGTCGGCACGGTCACCAGGGCCACGCCGCGCAGCCAGGTCGCGGCCACGAAGCCCGCGAGGTCGGTCGTCGACCCGCCGCCGACGCCGACGACCGCGTCGCTGCGGGTGAAGCCGGCGTTCCCGAGCACCGCCCAGCAGCGCGCGGCCACCTCGACCGTCTTCGCCGCCTCGGCGTCGGGCACGTCGATCCGCACGACCTCGTGCCCGGCGTGCTCGAGCGACGCGGAGACCCGAACGGCGACGTCGATGAGGGCGGCTGGGTGCAGCACGGCCACCCGCCGCGGCGCACCGAGCACGTCGGCGACCCGCGCGAGGACGCCGCGACCGACGACGACGTCGTACGGGCGCTCGGCCGCGACACCGATCAGGGTCACGCCGCCGGACTCGGGGTCAGTCACGCGCCCAGCCCAGCGCCTCGACGGCGTCCGCGACCTGCTCGGGAGTCTGCGCGTCCGTGTCGACGCTCGCCCGGGCGACCTCGGCGTAGAGCGGGGTGCGCTCGTTGAGCAGCTTGACCAGGCGGCCGCGGACGTTCCCCAGCAGCAGCGGACGGGCCTCGTTCAGCCCGACGCGCCCGGCCGCGTGCGCGATGGTCACGCGGAGCCAGACGACGGGTCGGCCGGCGAGGGCGGCGCGGGTCGCGGGCGAGAGCACCGCCCCGCCGCCGAGCGCGAGGACGCCGGGCGCGTCCAGCAGCTCCGCGGTCGTGGACTCCTCGAACGCGCGGAAGACGGCCTCGCCGTCGTCGGCGAAGATCTCCGCCACGCTCTTGCCCACCCGGGCCTCGATCACGGCGTCGACGTCGGCGAACGGCTCGCCCCAGCGCTCGG contains these protein-coding regions:
- a CDS encoding immune inhibitor A domain-containing protein, whose product is MLGLGLATGLILTGAVTSATAAPPVGAPSAAPAAAPKAKGSDALPNPLDEKQQALRKQALNLVLTGQAKVQKINGSYVVKVGQKQAGLSASQRSRVASGGAVAPKMVDQYVELGREKTDKIFVVLTEFGNKRDPRFPDRDTDPLTEGPTTFEGPLHNAIPEPDRATNNSTVWQKDYSPAYFKKLYFGEGAGVESLKTYYEKQSSGRYSVDGTVTGWVKVPYNEARYGRSTDDPQDANGDDPNVCASNVCDNSWALIRDGVSQWVTDQKRLFGRTDAQIKRQLAEFDQQDRYDYDGDGNFNEPDGYIDHFQVVHSGGDEADGDPIQGEDAIWSHRWYAYGTDAGTTGPSANKLGGTEIGDSGLWVGDYTMQPENGGLSVFTHEYGHDLGLPDLYDTVGGDQPMEFWSLMAQSRLSAPGDQGIGTRPGDLGAWEKLQLGWLDYEVGVAGERRNFNLGPHEYNSAKAQALVTVLPPKKVTTALPTPPEGTQQFWSAQGDNLDNTLSRRVTLPAGKATLTFKASWNIETGYDYGYVQVDDGSGWKAVPGSITDPAVGNGITGLSKGYVPATFDMSAYAGKTVGLRFRYASDGGVQGDDASKPAGLFVDDVKLVSGTTTVLADGAEKGLDGWTADGFSVVGATTSSAFPQYYIASNRTYTSFDQYLKTGPYDFGYGSTLPDKVDHFPYQDGLQVSYWDGSYTDNNVSAHPGNGEILVVDAHPTPINRIDGKPWRARVQIYDATFGLQKADSFTLHVNGQPSYVRGQDAVPTFDDTKSYFRAATPLAGVRVANAGVTLTVQQQEGTSLRVGLGTSTSVSSDATLAAARKAVTSRS
- the nusB gene encoding transcription antitermination factor NusB; amino-acid sequence: MSDSAPTPSAPAAPPTPVRVSARSKARKRALDILFESEVRGTGVLETLAARAADADPPLRDYTRTLVEGVADHQEAIDARISAALAKGWTLPRTPRVDRSALRIAVLEIDHLAVPDAVAVSEAVRLVSELSTDESPSFVGGVLGAIVNSKSAGPGASVAS
- the efp gene encoding elongation factor P, translating into MASTNDLKNGMVLDLDGQLWSVIWFQHHKPGKGNTVVRTKLKHVLSGKVVDRTFNSDTKVDTASVDRREMQYLYHDGAGYVFMDTSSYEQLVIPDDTVGDAKNYLLPEHMATVAIHEETPLYLDLPASVELEVTYTEPGLQGDRSTGGTKPATVETGLQIQVPLFLTTGERVKVDTRDGSYLGRVG
- a CDS encoding class I SAM-dependent methyltransferase: MSAPAGPAGVFDRAAATYDAVGVPWFGPIAAGLVAALEPQPGERVLDVGCGRGAVLGRVAPLVGAQGRAVGLDLAPEMVRRTAADLADLEWVEVLVGDAQAPDLPPRSYDVVASSLVLFFLDDPAAALRRWTELLVPGGRLGVTTFGEEDPRWRSVDAVFGPYLPARLKDARTSGATGPFDSDAGMEALLAEAGLVEVRTVRATVEARFRDVEHLLAFTWSHGQRAMWEAVPETDRDAVRTRIVERVAELGLGAPGFTFTQDVRHTLARRPLSPGG
- the aroB gene encoding 3-dehydroquinate synthase; this encodes MTDPESGGVTLIGVAAERPYDVVVGRGVLARVADVLGAPRRVAVLHPAALIDVAVRVSASLEHAGHEVVRIDVPDAEAAKTVEVAARCWAVLGNAGFTRSDAVVGVGGGSTTDLAGFVAATWLRGVALVTVPTSLLAMVDAAVGGKTGINTAEGKNLVGVFHEPVGVVCDLDLLATLPPVDLRAGLGEVVKCGFIADPRILELVEQEPEAALDPASPVLRELVERSVRVKARVVSADLREATSEGRQVGRELLNYGHTLGHAVERRERFRWRHGEAVSVGMVFVAELARAAGVLDDAVADRHRAVLGSLGLPTTYAPDALEDLVATMGLDKKTRGSTLRFVVLNDLASAEILSAPSDELLRTAFAALTRV
- a CDS encoding shikimate kinase, translating into MSARLVLVGSPGSGKSTVGALLAERWGEPFADVDAVIEARVGKSVAEIFADDGEAVFRAFEESTTAELLDAPGVLALGGGAVLSPATRAALAGRPVVWLRVTIAHAAGRVGLNEARPLLLGNVRGRLVKLLNERTPLYAEVARASVDTDAQTPEQVADAVEALGWARD